The following coding sequences are from one Saccopteryx bilineata isolate mSacBil1 chromosome 3, mSacBil1_pri_phased_curated, whole genome shotgun sequence window:
- the NR0B2 gene encoding nuclear receptor subfamily 0 group B member 2: MSSSQPGTCPCQHATGRPTILYALLSPSVRARPSVPPARRHCLCRQHRPVRLCTPHRTCREALDVLAKTVVFLRNLPSFCQLPPQDQRQLLRGCWSPLFLIGLAQDTVTFEVVEAPVPSILKKILLEEPSSGAGSGQQPDRPQPSLAAVQWLQCCLESFWSLELGPKEYAYLRATILFNPDMPGLHAPSHIWNLQQEAHQALCEVLGPWCSAGQGRLARVLVTASTLKSVSPSLLGDLFFRPIIGDVDIAGLLEDMILLSRPASAQAEISCSMGRSWQH, translated from the exons ATGAGCTCCAGCCAGCCGGGGACCTGCCCATGCCAGCATGCTACAGGACGCCCAACCATTCTGTACGCACTTCTGAGCCCCAGCGTCAGGGCCAGGCCCTCTGTGCCCCCAGCCCGCAGGCACTGCCTCTGCAGGCAGCATCGGCCTGTCCGGCTGTGTACCCCTCATCGCACTTGCCGGGAGGCCTTGGACGTTCTGGCCAAGACAGTGGTCTTCCTCCGGAACCTGCCGTCCTTCTGCCAGCTGCCCCCTCAGGATCAGCGGCAGCTTCTGCGGGGTTGTTGGAGCCCCCTCTTCCTGATTGGGTTGGCCCAAGACACTGTGACCTTCGAGGTGGTGGAGGCCCCAGTTCCCAGCATCCTCAAGAAGATCTTGCTGGAGGAGCCCAGCAGCGGTGCAGGCAGTGGCCAGCAGCCGGATCGGCCTCAGCCCTCACTGGCCGCGGTGCAGTGGCTTCAGTGCTGCCTGGAGTCCTTCTGGAGCCTGGAGCTGGGCCCCAAAGAGTATGCCTACCTGAGAGCGACCATCCTCTTCAACCCTG ACATGCCAGGACTCCACGCCCCCTCGCACATCTGGAACCTGCAGCAGGAGGCTCATCAAGCACTGTGTGAGGTCCTGGGGCCCTGGTGCTCAGCAGGCCAAGGCCGTTTGGCCCGTGTCCTCGTCACAGCATCCACCCTCAAGTCCGTTTCGCCCAGCCTGCTTGGGGACCTCTTCTTTCGCCCTATCATTGGAGATGTTGACATTGCTGGCCTCCTCGAGGACATGATTTTGCTGAGCCGACCTGCTTCAGCTCAAGCAGAGATCAGCTGTAGCATGGGCAGAAGCTGGCAGCACTga
- the GPATCH3 gene encoding G patch domain-containing protein 3, translating to MAVSSETEEEAAVYLVVSGIPSELRSAQLRSYFSQFREQSGCGFLCFHYRHRPERAPPQATPDSVLTPAGQSLAQSSVTDARPLSTRASAPAQTRTCCCVISVRGAARAQRFLRMYSGRQWLDSQGTWLPSRCFIRRLRLPTEASGFGSFPFKTRKELQSWKAKSEAFTLADLRQLPELNPPVLMPSGNVGTPLQVFLELIRACRLPPRIITQLQLQFPKTGSSRRYGNVPFKYEDSETVEQEELVYTAEGEEIPQGTCMTAIPASICGEPEEEGEKEEEESHSDDDDDRGEEWERHEALHEDVTRQERTTERLFEEEIELKWEKGGSGLVFYTDAQFWQEEEGDFDEQTADDWDVDMSVYYDRDGGDKDARDSVQMRLEQRLRDGQEDSSVIECQVGTFERHTKGIGRKVMERQGWAEGQGLGSRCSGVPEALDNDGQHPRCKRGLGYHGEKLQPFGQLKRPRGTGLGLISTIYDEPLPQDQGELLLRRQPPTSMKFRTDTTFVRGASCAWNSFSEPD from the exons ATGGCGGTGTCCAGCgagacagaggaagaggcagCAGTTTACCTAGTAGTGAGTGGCATCCCATCGGAGTTGCGATCGGCCCAGTTACGGAGCTACTTTAGCCAGTTCCGGGAACAGAGCGGTTGTGGCTTCCTTTGTTTCCATTACCGGCATCGTCCTGAGCGGGCCCCTCCCCAGGCTACTCCCGACTCTGTCCTAACTCCTGCTGGCCAGAGTCTCGCCCAGAGTTCTGTTACCGATGCCCGCCCTCTCTCCACTCGGGCCTCTGCTCCCGCCCAGACCCGCACCTGCTGCTGCGTCATCTCCGTACGGGGGGCGGCTCGAGCCCAGAGGTTTCTTCGCATGTATTCCGGCCGCCAGTGGCTAGATTCTCAGGGAACATGGTTGCCCAGTCGCTGTTTCATCCGCAGACTTCGGCTACCTACAGAGGCATCAG GTTTTGGCTCCTTTCCCTTCAAGACCCGGAAGGAACTGCAGAGTTGGAAGGCTAAGAGTGAAGCCTTCACTCTCGCTGACCTTAGGCAACTGCCAGAGCTGAACCCACCAGTGCTGATGCCCAGTGGGAATGTGGGGACACCCTTGCAGGTCTTTTTGGAGTTGATCCGGGCCTGCCGCCTGCCCCCTCGGATCATCACCCAGCTGCAGCTTCAGTTCCCCAAGACAGGCTCCTCCCGACGCTACGGCAATGTGCCATTCAAGTATGAGGACTCAGAGACTGTAGAGCAGGAAGAGCTTGTGTACACGGCTGAGGGTGAGGAAATACCCCAGGGAACCTGCATGACAGCCATACCAGCCAGCATCTGTGGAGAACccgaagaagaaggggaaaaggaggaagaagagtcaCACTCAGATGAT GATGACGACCGGGGTGAGGAGTGGGAGCGGCATGAAGCGCTGCATGAGGATGTGACGAGGCAGGAACGTACCACTGAGCGGCTCTTTGAGGAGGAGATCGAGCTCAAGTGGGAGAAGGGCGGCTCTGGCCTGGTGTTCTACACTGATGCCCAGTTCTggcaggaggaagaaggag ACTTTGATGAACAGACAGCCGATGACTGGGATGTGGACATGAGTGTGTACTACGACAGAG ATGGTGGAGATAAGGATGCCCGAGACTCTGTCCAAATGCGCCTGGAACAGAGACTCCGTGATGGCCAGGAGGATAGCTCCGTGATTGAATGCCAGGTGGGCACCTTTGAGCGCCACACCAAG GGCATTGGGCGGAAGGTGATGGAGCGTCAGGGCTGGGCTgagggccagggcctgggcagcaGGTGCTCAGGGGTACCTGAGGCCCTGGATAATGATGGCCAGCACCCCAGATGCAAGCGTGGATTGGG CTACCATGGAGAGAAGCTACAGCCATTTGGGCAACTGAAGAGGCCACGTGGAACCGGTTTGGGGCTCATTTCCACCATCTATGATGAGCCCCTACCCCAGGACCAAGGGGAGTTGTTGCTCCGCCGCCAGCCACCCACCAGCATGAAGTTTCGGACAGACACGACCTTTGTAAGGGGTGCCAGCTGTGCCTGGAACAGCTTCTCAGAGCCTGACTGA